In Saccharomyces kudriavzevii IFO 1802 strain IFO1802 genome assembly, chromosome: 9, the following proteins share a genomic window:
- the RRT14 gene encoding Rrt14p (similar to Saccharomyces cerevisiae RRT14 (YIL127C); ancestral locus Anc_2.234): protein MSSFLSQASKFQATSAINGLLSSLLPGVPKIRANSVKARVNNGSKAQLIDRNLKKRVELQNRDVHKIKKRSKQAKKRLVKKHKCDKERLEQLAKYQVLKKHQEEGTLTEHEKKYLNKLIRRNSQNLRSWDLREEVRDELNDIQQYILKQTVSTTNAERSQRRRSKRKQFKEDISQSDSVKDHRYPGLTPGLAPVGASDEEESSEEED, encoded by the coding sequence ATGTCATCCTTTCTCAGCCAGGCGTCAAAATTTCAAGCGACATCTGCTATTAATGGGTTGCTATCAAGTCTTTTGCCTGGTGTTCCCAAAATCAGAGCTAATAGTGTTAAAGCAAGAGTGAATAATGGGTCGAAGGCTCAGTTGATTGAtagaaatttgaagaagagggTAGAGTTACAAAATCGAGATGTTCATAAGATTAAGAAAAGATCTAAACAGGCCAAAAAGAGACTGGTCAAAAAACATAAGTGTGATAAGGAGCGACTTGAACAACTGGCGAAATATCAGGTTCTGaaaaaacatcaagaagaagggaCTTTGACTGAACATGAGAAAAAGTACTTGAATAAATTAATTAGAAGAAACTCCCAGAATTTGAGGTCGTGGGATTTGAGAGAGGAAGTACGAGATGAGCTTAATGATATCCAACAATACATCTTAAAACAAACAGTTTCGACCACGAACGCGGAGAGGagtcaaagaagaaggtcCAAGAGGAAGCAGTTCAAAGAAGATATTTCCCAGAGTGATTCTGTTAAGGACCACAGATATCCCGGTTTGACACCGGGATTGGCACCTGTAGGAGCAAGTGACGAGGAAGAATCTAGTGAAGAGGAAGACTAA
- the STH1 gene encoding RSC chromatin remodeling complex ATPase subunit STH1 (similar to Saccharomyces cerevisiae STH1 (YIL126W); ancestral locus Anc_2.235) produces the protein MLQEQSASMSMVMNNTPTTVAALAAVAAASETNGKLESEELPEITIPKPRSSAQLEQLLYRYRAIQNHPKENKLEMMAIENTFRAISRDQNLYETKLDALRKSIDDGFHYDEDLLNKHLVALQLLEKDTDVPDYFLNFSDIDSDETAVEKVDFSGGKPVKISMDFNAKAKSLGLESKFSNTSKTALGDPETEIRISARISNRISELERLPANLGTYSLDDCLEFITKDDLSSRMDTFKIKALLELKSLKLLTKQKSIRQKLINNVASQAHHSVPYLRDSPFTAAAQRSVQIRSKVIVPQTVRLAEELERQQLLEKRKKERNLHLQKINNIIDFIKERQSEQWSRQERCFQFGRLGASLHNQMEKDEQKRMERTAKQRLAALKSNDEEAYLKLLDQTKDTRITQLLRQTNTFLDSLSEAVRAQQNEAKVLHGEEVLSITDEEREKTDYYEVAHRIKEKVDKQPSILVGGILKEYQIRGLEWMVSLYNNHLNGILADEMGLGKTIQSISLIAYLYETKKDMGPFLVIVPLSTITNWTLEFEKWAPSLNTIIYKGTPNQRHSLQHQIRIANFDVLLTTYEYIIKDKSLLSKHDWAHMIIDEGHRMKNAQSKLSFTISHYYRTRNRLILTGTPLQNNLPELWALLNFVLPKIFNSAKTFEDWFNTPFANTGTQEKLELTEEETLLIIRRLHKVLRPFLLRRLKKEVEKDLPDKVEKVIKCKLSGLQQQLYQQMLKHNALFVGAGTEGATKGGIKGLNNKIMQLRKICNHPFVFDEVEGVVNPSRGNSDLLYRVAGKFELLDRVLPKFKASGHRVLMFFQMTQVMDIMEDFLRMKDLKYMRLDGSTKTEERTEMLNAFNAPGSDYFCFLLSTRAGGLGLNLQTADTVVIFDTDWNPHQDLQAQDRAHRIGQKNEVRILRLITTDSVEEVILERAMQKLDIDGKVIQAGKFDNKSTAEEQEAFLRRLIESETSRDDDDKAELDDDELNDTLARSAEEKILFDKIDKERMNQERADAKARGLRVPPPRLILLDELPKVFRENIEEHFKKEDSEPLGRIRQKKRVYYDDGLTEEQFLEAVEDDNMSLEDAIKKRREAREKRRLRQNNTKENEIETLENTPEAPELPLTDNNSSTTVVDEETTANMESTVSISKRRSSRRKRTLAVITAEGKENVPKNNLPQGNGDVKAEEELKSSSVEIINGSESKKKKPKLTVKIKLKKTTVTDNNDIDQPEEKQEVKFPAKKAVAKKTKAKAKPLGILPTVEKLVEEMREQLDEADSHPRVSIFERLPSRRDYPDYFKVIEEPMAIDIILKNCKNGTYKTLDDVKQALQTMFDNARFYNEEGSWVYVDANKLNEFTDEWFKKNSS, from the coding sequence ATGCTTCAGGAACAGTCTGCTTCGATGAGCATGGTAATGAATAATACGCCCACAACAGTTGCGGCTTTGGCTGCAGTTGCTGCAGCCTCAGAAACAAACGGGAAACTGGAGTCCGAAGAACTTCCTGAGATCACGATTCCCAAGCCAAGGAGTAGCGCGCAGTTAGAGCAGTTGCTGTACCGCTATAGAGCTATTCAAAACCATCCGAAGGAAAATAAATTGGAGATGATGGCAATAGAGAATACCTTTAGAGCTATCTCACGTGACCAAAACCTCTATGAAACTAAATTGGACGCTTTGAGGAAGAGCATAGACGATGGATTTCActatgatgaagatttgtTGAACAAACATTTGGTCGCGTTGCAGTTACTGGAAAAAGATACGGATGTCCCGGACTACTTCTTAAACTTTTCAGACATTGATAGCGATGAAACTGCGGTGGAGAAAGTAGATTTTTCTGGAGGGAAACCAGTAAAAATTTCTATGGATTTCAATGCGAAGGCCAAAAGTTTAGGTTTAGAATCAAAGTTTTCTAATACTTCAAAGACTGCACTGGGCGACCCAGAAACCGAAATAAGGATTTCTGCACGTATATCTAACAGAATCAGTGAGTTGGAAAGATTACCTGCCAATTTGGGTACATACTCGCTGGACGATTGCTTAGAATTTATAACAAAGGATGATTTATCTTCCAGAATGGATACCTTCAAGATCAAAGCTCTCTTGGAGCTGAAAAGCTTAAAGCTACTGACCAAACAAAAATCCATTAGACAAAAATTAATCAATAATGTCGCCAGTCAAGCACATCACAGCGTTCCATATTTGCGCGATTCTCCTTTCACAGCAGCTGCACAAAGATCAGTTCAAATTAGAAGTAAAGTTATTGTCCCACAGACTGTTCGCTTAGCAGAAGAATTAGAAAGACAGCAGTTAttggaaaagagaaaaaaggagCGTAATTTACATTTacagaaaataaacaaCATTATCgattttatcaaagagAGACAATCCGAACAATGGTCTCGTCAAGAACGTTGCTTCCAATTTGGTAGATTGGGTGCTTCATTACATAACCAAATGGAGAAGGacgaacaaaaaagaatggaaaGGACTGCCAAGCAACGTTTGGCTGCTTTGAAAtccaatgatgaagaagcctatttgaaattgttagACCAAACTAAGGATACTAGAATTACACAACTATTAAGACAAACTAATACCTTTTTGGACTCTTTGTCAGAAGCCGTGAGAGCACAACAAAATGAGGCGAAAGTACTTCACGGCGAAGAAGTTCTATCTATCACTGacgaagaaagagaaaagacTGACTATTACGAAGTGGCTCAtagaatcaaagaaaaggttgATAAACAACCTTCCATTCTCGTTGGTGGTATTTTGAAGGAGTATCAAATACGTGGTCTAGAATGGATGGTATCGCTATACAATAATCATTTAAATGGTATTTTAGCAGATGAAATGGGTTTAGGTAAAACTATTCAATCTATTTCTCTGATAGCGTACCTATATGAAACGAAGAAGGATATGGGACCTTTCCTAGTCATTGTACCTCTATCGACGATTACTAACTGGACATTGGAATTCGAGAAATGGGCGCCAAGCTTAAACACTATCATATACAAAGGTACGCCCAATCAAAGACACTCTTTACAACATCAGATAAGAATTGCAAATTTTGATGTCTTATTAACAACTTATGAATACATTATCAAGGATAAATCCCTTTTGTCCAAGCATGATTGGGCTCACATGATTATTGATGAAGGTCatagaatgaaaaatgccCAATCGAAATTGTCATTCACAATCTCTCATTATTATCGCACAAGAAATAGATTGATTTTAACAGGTACTCCCTTACAGAACAATTTACCCGAATTATGGGCATTATTAAACTTTGTTTTGcctaaaattttcaactctGCGAAGACTTTTGAAGATTGGTTTAATACCCCATTTGCCAATACTGGTACCCAAGAAAAACTGGAATtgactgaagaagaaacacTGTTGATCATTAGAAGATTGCACAAGGTGTTGAGACCATTTTTGTTACGTCgtttaaagaaagaagtgGAGAAAGATTTGCCTGATAAAGTGGAAAAAGTTATTAAATGTAAACTTTCCGGTTTGCAACAACAGTTATACCAGCAAATGCTAAAGCATAACGCTCTTTTCGTTGGTGCAGGGACAGAGGGTGCTACTAAAGGTGGGATTAAAGGTTTGAACAATAAAATTATGCaattaagaaaaatttgcaaCCATCCCTTCGTGTTCGATGAAGTGGAAGGTGTGGTAAACCCTTCAAGGGGAAATAGTGATCTACTTTACAGAGTTGCCGGTAAGTTTGAATTGTTGGACCGGGTGCTACCGAAATTCAAAGCTTCAGGTCATAGGGTACTAATGTTTTTCCAAATGACTCAGGTCATGGATATTATGGAAGATTTTCTAAGaatgaaagatttgaagTATATGAGATTAGATGGTAGTACTAAGACCGAGGAAAGAACAGAAATGTTGAATGCATTCAATGCTCCAGGTTCAGATTATTTCTGTTTCCTTTTGTCAACTAGAGCGGGTGGTTTGGGTTTGAATTTACAAACTGCTGATACGGTTGTTATTTTCGATACAGATTGGAATCCACATCAAGATTTACAAGCTCAAGATAGAGCTCATAGAATTGGGCAGAAGAATGAGGTTAGAATTCTAAGGTTGATTACTACGGATTCCGTGGAAGAGGTTATTCTGGAAAGAGCCATGCAGAAATTGGACATTGACGGTAAAGTTATTCAGGCAGGTAAGTTTGACAACAAATCTACCGCAGAGGAACAAGAAGCATTTTTAAGAAGATTGATCGAAAGTGAAACGAGTAGGGACGATGATGACAAGGCAGAGttagatgatgatgagcTGAATGACACCTTAGCTAGAAGTGCCGAGgagaaaatattatttgacaaaattgacaaagaaagaatgaacCAAGAAAGGGCAGATGCCAAAGCTCGTGGCTTGAGAGTCCCACCTCCTAGATTAATTCTACTTGACGAACTACCTAAAGTGTTCagagaaaatattgaagaacatttcaaaaaggagGATTCTGAACCTTTAGGGAGGATTagacagaaaaaaagagtttATTACGATGACGGTCTAACTGAAGAACAGTTTTTGGAAGCAGTGGAGGATGACAATATGTCATTGGAGGACgctatcaagaaaagacgTGAAGCTCGcgagaaaagaagattgcGTCAAAATAACACGAAGGAAAACGAAATAGAAACTCTTGAGAATACACCTGAGGCACCCGAACTTCCATTGACAGATAATAACAGCTCCACCACAGTCGTGGATGAGGAAACTACTGCTAATATGGAATCGACAGTCTCCATCTCCAAACGCCGTAGTAGTAGAAGGAAGAGAACCCTTGCCGTTATTACCGCGGAaggtaaagaaaatgttccAAAGAATAATCTTCCTCAGGGAAATGGAGATGTCAAGGCAGAGGAGGAACTAAAAAGTAGTTCTGTCGAGATCATAAATGGATCAgaatccaagaaaaagaaacctAAATTGACGGTCAAGAtaaaattaaagaagaCAACTGTAACGGACAATAATGATATCGACCAGCCAGAGGAAAAGCAAGAGGTAAAATTTCCTGCGAAAAAGGCTGTAGCCAAAAAAACGAAGGCTAAAGCCAAGCCGCTTGGAATTCTCCCCACAGTGGAAAAATTAGTGGAAGAAATGCGTGAACAGTTAGACGAAGCAGATTCCCATCCAAGAGTTTCCATTTTCGAAAGACTTCCATCAAGGCGCGACTATCCGGATTACTTCAAGGTCATCGAAGAGCCGATGGCTATTGATATTATATTAAAGAACTGCAAGAACGGCACGTACAAGACTTTGGATGATGTAAAACAAGCCTTGCAGACGATGTTTGACAATGCCAGATTTTATAATGAGGAAGGTTCCTGGGTTTACGTCGATGCCAACAAGCTGAATGAGTTTACCGACGAGTggttcaaaaaaaactcaTCGTAG